In the Primulina eburnea isolate SZY01 unplaced genomic scaffold, ASM2296580v1 ctg739_ERROPOS11973397, whole genome shotgun sequence genome, one interval contains:
- the LOC140821920 gene encoding probable WRKY transcription factor 53 isoform X2: MEEVCSKSQNTLVGLMQGREFVNQLKLLFQLSNSTEKYEFFVEKIESSFDNAIALINSMAFLEHGTPSHTIGNTSESPNLLENSSKSEGSDPDYKDQPHKVVSKKRKMTRKWNDVVRVCSEAGIECHLNDGYSWRKYGQKVILNTDHPRAYYRCTYLNTQRCLAKKHVQRTDDDPSIFEVVYKGKHSCVQETVKQNKGNLVFSSDTRPCLKVETRELDVTDGATANFRTFSFPSTPVEPENSEDTPLFFDISKEANFIGSYSTPFLSPATSESCFSLSQDQVNGFVIDDNLCSETEFTEIISSATTSTFEDIDLSIDRVDFDTKFLDAFDNFC, encoded by the exons ATGGAAGAAGTCTGTTCTAAGAGCCAAAATACTCTGGTAGGGCTGATGCAAGGCAGGGAGTTTGTAAATCAGCTGAAACTTCTGTTTCAACTGTCCAACTCAACCGAGAAATATGAATTTTTTGTGGAGAAAATAGAATCTTCTTTTGATAATGCTATAGCCCTGATAAATTCCATGGCTTTTCTTGAACATGGAACCCCTTCTCATACTATTGGGAACACGTCCGAGTCACCCAATCTTCTTGAGAACAGTTCGAAAAGTGAAGGGTCGGACCCGGACTATAAGGACCAACCCCATAAAGTTGTTTCCAAGAAAAG GAAGATGACCCGAAAATGGAATGATGTAGTACGTGTGTGCTCTGAGGCAGGGATTGAATGTCATCTAAATGATGGATATAGTTGGAGAAAATATGGGCAGAAAGTGATTTTAAACACTGATCATCCAAG GGCATACTATCGTTGCACCTATCTAAACACTCAACGGTGTTTGGCGAAAAAACATGTTCAACGAACCGATGATGACCCTTCAATCTTCGAAGTTGTGTATAAAGGGAAACACAGCTGTGTTCAAGAAACTGTGAAGCAGAACAAAGGAAACT TGGTGTTCAGCAGTGATACAAGGCCATGTCTTAAAGTTGAAACTCGAGAACTCGATGTAACAGATGGTGCTACGGCCAATTTTCGTACATTTTCTTTTCCCTCAACCCCTGTTGAACCCGAAAACTCGGAGGATACTCCTTTGTTTTTTGATATATCGAAGGAAGCCAACTTCATCGGGAGCTATTCAACCCCGTTTCTATCCCCGGCAACATCCGAATCATGTTTCTCATTGTCACAAGACCAGGTGAATGGCTTTGTGATCGACGACAATTTGTGTTCTGAAACAGAGTTTACTGAGATAATCTCCAGTGCAACAACATCAACATTTGAAGACATAGATTTGTCGATTGATCGAGTGGACTTCGATACTAAGTTCCTCGATGCCTTTGATAACTTCTGTTAG
- the LOC140821920 gene encoding probable WRKY transcription factor 53 isoform X1, with protein MEEVCSKSQNTLVGLMQGREFVNQLKLLFQLSNSTEKYEFFVEKIESSFDNAIALINSMAFLEHGTPSHTIGNTSESPNLLENSSKSEGSDPDYKDQPHKVVSKKRKMTRKWNDVVRVCSEAGIECHLNDGYSWRKYGQKVILNTDHPRAYYRCTYLNTQRCLAKKHVQRTDDDPSIFEVVYKGKHSCVQETVKQNKGNFGAGNKEEDGVKHVPQMVFSSDTRPCLKVETRELDVTDGATANFRTFSFPSTPVEPENSEDTPLFFDISKEANFIGSYSTPFLSPATSESCFSLSQDQVNGFVIDDNLCSETEFTEIISSATTSTFEDIDLSIDRVDFDTKFLDAFDNFC; from the exons ATGGAAGAAGTCTGTTCTAAGAGCCAAAATACTCTGGTAGGGCTGATGCAAGGCAGGGAGTTTGTAAATCAGCTGAAACTTCTGTTTCAACTGTCCAACTCAACCGAGAAATATGAATTTTTTGTGGAGAAAATAGAATCTTCTTTTGATAATGCTATAGCCCTGATAAATTCCATGGCTTTTCTTGAACATGGAACCCCTTCTCATACTATTGGGAACACGTCCGAGTCACCCAATCTTCTTGAGAACAGTTCGAAAAGTGAAGGGTCGGACCCGGACTATAAGGACCAACCCCATAAAGTTGTTTCCAAGAAAAG GAAGATGACCCGAAAATGGAATGATGTAGTACGTGTGTGCTCTGAGGCAGGGATTGAATGTCATCTAAATGATGGATATAGTTGGAGAAAATATGGGCAGAAAGTGATTTTAAACACTGATCATCCAAG GGCATACTATCGTTGCACCTATCTAAACACTCAACGGTGTTTGGCGAAAAAACATGTTCAACGAACCGATGATGACCCTTCAATCTTCGAAGTTGTGTATAAAGGGAAACACAGCTGTGTTCAAGAAACTGTGAAGCAGAACAAAGGAAACTTCGGGGCAGGAAACAAAGAAGAAGATGGTGTAAAACACGTTCCACAGATGGTGTTCAGCAGTGATACAAGGCCATGTCTTAAAGTTGAAACTCGAGAACTCGATGTAACAGATGGTGCTACGGCCAATTTTCGTACATTTTCTTTTCCCTCAACCCCTGTTGAACCCGAAAACTCGGAGGATACTCCTTTGTTTTTTGATATATCGAAGGAAGCCAACTTCATCGGGAGCTATTCAACCCCGTTTCTATCCCCGGCAACATCCGAATCATGTTTCTCATTGTCACAAGACCAGGTGAATGGCTTTGTGATCGACGACAATTTGTGTTCTGAAACAGAGTTTACTGAGATAATCTCCAGTGCAACAACATCAACATTTGAAGACATAGATTTGTCGATTGATCGAGTGGACTTCGATACTAAGTTCCTCGATGCCTTTGATAACTTCTGTTAG